A window of the Alnus glutinosa chromosome 4, dhAlnGlut1.1, whole genome shotgun sequence genome harbors these coding sequences:
- the LOC133867453 gene encoding cysteine-rich receptor-like protein kinase 44 isoform X1 has product MRLLSRLCACLEKRFRGGRGRDQDEADDAAAAESSGLFFEFRTLQAATNFFSELNQLGHGGFGPVYKGLMPNGQEIAVKKLSLDSRQGLREFTNEVKLLLKIQHKNLVTLLGCCAEGSEKMLVYEYLPNKSLDYFLFRKNSLPDKKSAPLDWTTRYRIITGVARGLLYLHEEAPERIIHRDIKASNILLDEHLNPKISDFGLARLFPGEDTHVNTFRISGTHGYMAPEYALHGYLSVKTDVFSYGVLVLEIVSGRKNHDGQLGAEKVDLLNYTWKLYQGGRPLDLVDPSLGKYNNDEAAMCIQLGLLCCQQSVPDRPDMNSVHLMLSSDSFTLPRPGKPGIQGRGGRWTTTSTGLTNTNASSSHTGVTKVSGGSSFVEDFSRNSISVSSIDEGR; this is encoded by the exons ATGAGGCTTCTCTCCCGTCTCTGCGCCTGCTTGGAGAAGAGATTTAGAGGCGGCCGCGGACGCGACCAGGACGAAGCCGACGACGCCGCCGCCGCCGAGTCGTCGGGCCTCTTCTTCGAGTTCCGTACTCTGCAAGCCGCCACCAATTTCTTTTCCGAGCTCAATCAGCTGGGCCACGGAGGGTTCGGTCCCGTCTACAAG GGATTGATGCCAAACGGTCAAGAAATAGCTGTGAAGAAGCTATCATTAGATTCAAGACAGGGGCTGAGAGAATTCACTAATGAGGTGAAACTATTACTAAAAATTCAGCACAAGAATTTGGTCACATTATTGGGCTGTTGTGCAGAAGGATCTGAGAAGATGCTTGTTTATGAGTATCTGCCAAACAAAAGCCTCGATTACTTTCTCTTCCGTAAAAATTCCCTTCCAG aTAAAAAGTCTGCACCCCTGGATTGGACAACACGATATCGAATAATAACAGGTGTTGCACGAGGTCTTCTGTACCTACATGAAGAGGCCCCAGAAAGAATCATTCATAGAGACATCAAAGCCAGTAATATATTGCTGGACGAACATttgaatccaaaaatttcagattttggctTGGCAAGGCTCTTTCCTGGGGAAGACACCCATGTAAATACATTTAGGATATCTGGTACTCA TGGTTACATGGCCCCTGAATATGCACTGCATGGATATTTGTCTGTGAAGACAGATGTTTTCAGTTATGGAGTTTTGGTGTTAGAGATTGTTAGTGGAAGAAAGAACCATGATGGGCAGCTTGGTGCAGAGAAGGTAGACCTCCTGAACTAC ACATGGAAGCTGTATCAAGGAGGGAGGCCGCTGGATTTAGTCGACCCAAGTCTTGGCAAGTACAATAATGATGAGGCAGCAATGTGCATTCAGCTAGGGTTGTTATGTTGTCAACAAAGTGTTCCAGATAGGCCTGATATGAACTCTGTTCATCTCATGCTTTCAAGCGACTCGTTTACGTTGCCTAGACCAGGTAAACCAGGAATTCAAGGCCGTGGAGGACGTTGGACGACAACCAGTACTGGTTTGACTAATACCAATGCTAGTAGCTCTCATACTGGTGTTACCAAGGTTTCTGGAGGCAGTAGTTTTGTCGAGGATTTTTCTAGGAACTCTATATCTGTTTCTTCTATTGATGAAGGAAGGTGA
- the LOC133867453 gene encoding cysteine-rich receptor-like protein kinase 43 isoform X2, translating to MRLLSRLCACLEKRFRGGRGRDQDEADDAAAAESSGLFFEFRTLQAATNFFSELNQLGHGGFGPVYKGLMPNGQEIAVKKLSLDSRQGLREFTNEVKLLLKIQHKNLVTLLGCCAEGSEKMLVYEYLPNKSLDYFLFRKNSLPDKKSAPLDWTTRYRIITGVARGLLYLHEEAPERIIHRDIKASNILLDEHLNPKISDFGLARLFPGEDTHVNTFRISGTHGYMAPEYALHGYLSVKTDVFSYGVLVLEIVSGRKNHDGQLGAEKTWKLYQGGRPLDLVDPSLGKYNNDEAAMCIQLGLLCCQQSVPDRPDMNSVHLMLSSDSFTLPRPGKPGIQGRGGRWTTTSTGLTNTNASSSHTGVTKVSGGSSFVEDFSRNSISVSSIDEGR from the exons ATGAGGCTTCTCTCCCGTCTCTGCGCCTGCTTGGAGAAGAGATTTAGAGGCGGCCGCGGACGCGACCAGGACGAAGCCGACGACGCCGCCGCCGCCGAGTCGTCGGGCCTCTTCTTCGAGTTCCGTACTCTGCAAGCCGCCACCAATTTCTTTTCCGAGCTCAATCAGCTGGGCCACGGAGGGTTCGGTCCCGTCTACAAG GGATTGATGCCAAACGGTCAAGAAATAGCTGTGAAGAAGCTATCATTAGATTCAAGACAGGGGCTGAGAGAATTCACTAATGAGGTGAAACTATTACTAAAAATTCAGCACAAGAATTTGGTCACATTATTGGGCTGTTGTGCAGAAGGATCTGAGAAGATGCTTGTTTATGAGTATCTGCCAAACAAAAGCCTCGATTACTTTCTCTTCCGTAAAAATTCCCTTCCAG aTAAAAAGTCTGCACCCCTGGATTGGACAACACGATATCGAATAATAACAGGTGTTGCACGAGGTCTTCTGTACCTACATGAAGAGGCCCCAGAAAGAATCATTCATAGAGACATCAAAGCCAGTAATATATTGCTGGACGAACATttgaatccaaaaatttcagattttggctTGGCAAGGCTCTTTCCTGGGGAAGACACCCATGTAAATACATTTAGGATATCTGGTACTCA TGGTTACATGGCCCCTGAATATGCACTGCATGGATATTTGTCTGTGAAGACAGATGTTTTCAGTTATGGAGTTTTGGTGTTAGAGATTGTTAGTGGAAGAAAGAACCATGATGGGCAGCTTGGTGCAGAGAAG ACATGGAAGCTGTATCAAGGAGGGAGGCCGCTGGATTTAGTCGACCCAAGTCTTGGCAAGTACAATAATGATGAGGCAGCAATGTGCATTCAGCTAGGGTTGTTATGTTGTCAACAAAGTGTTCCAGATAGGCCTGATATGAACTCTGTTCATCTCATGCTTTCAAGCGACTCGTTTACGTTGCCTAGACCAGGTAAACCAGGAATTCAAGGCCGTGGAGGACGTTGGACGACAACCAGTACTGGTTTGACTAATACCAATGCTAGTAGCTCTCATACTGGTGTTACCAAGGTTTCTGGAGGCAGTAGTTTTGTCGAGGATTTTTCTAGGAACTCTATATCTGTTTCTTCTATTGATGAAGGAAGGTGA
- the LOC133865454 gene encoding protein DELETION OF SUV3 SUPPRESSOR 1(I)-like produces the protein MAAEPKAATEEAKIDLFEDDDEFEEFEINEEWEDKEEGKEVTQQWEDDWDDDDVNDDFSLQLRRELENNTEKN, from the exons ATGGCGGCGGAGCCCAAGGCAGCGACTGAGGAGGCGAAGATCGATTTGTTCGAGGACGACGACGAGTTCGAAGAGTTCGAAATCAATgaag AGTGGGAGGacaaggaagaaggaaaagaagtgACACAGCAGTGGGAAGACGAttgggatgatgatgatgttaaTGATGACTTCTCTCTGCAGCTGAGGAGGGAATTGGAGAACAATACGGAGAAGAACTGA